In a single window of the Diabrotica undecimpunctata isolate CICGRU chromosome 11, icDiaUnde3, whole genome shotgun sequence genome:
- the LOC140452775 gene encoding uncharacterized protein, with product MAQSHMHGPVKLPPDFDIQGQNAATTWKFWKISFKDYLVATGKDQSSDNIKLAILRNIIGAESARIMCTIAILDGTGEPYKYMMEQLKVYVNPRANEVFERYKFLSRNQKEGESFEHYLTEVKHLVKYFNFNVTEPDETTEEKALKDRIVMAIRDTVTRQALLRIDKLKLNKVIDICRASEISKNQNKMFAEESIAEIHAIKRFPKDKHTSHTS from the coding sequence ATGGCACAGTCACACATGCATGGACCTGTAAAATTGCCTCCAGATTTCGACATACAGGGGCAGAATGCAGCTACCACATGGAAGTTTTGGAAGATCTCATTTAAAGATTATCTAGTAGCCACAGGGAAAGATCAGTCTTCCGATAATATAAAGCTGGCAATCCTCAGAAATATAATAGGAGCCGAGTCCGCTAGAATAATGTGCACAATTGCAATCCTTGATGGAACCGGTGAGCCCTACAAATACATGATGGAACAGCTAAAGGTATATGTTAATCCAAGAGCCAATGAAGTGTTTGAAAGGTACAAGTTTTTAAGCAGAAACCAAAAAGAGGGCGAATCTTTTGAGCATTACCTCACTGAAGTAAAGCACCTggtgaaatattttaattttaatgtaactGAACCAGATGAAACAACTGAGGAGAAAGCTCTAAAAGACAGAATTGTCATGGCCATTCGTGATACAGTCACAAGACAAGCTCTACTAAGAATAGACAAGCTAAAGTTAAATAAAGTCATAGACATTTGCCGTGCAAGTGAAATCAGTAAGAACCAGAACAAAATGTTTGCAGAAGAGAGCATCGCAGAAATTCATGCTATCAAGAGGTTTCCCAAGGATAAACATACATCGCATACAAGCTGA